Part of the Candidatus Methylomirabilota bacterium genome is shown below.
GGAGGCCCAGATGAACATCCATAAGAATGCCCGGACGACGCCGCGGAGTCGAGCCCAGATCGTGGCCCGGGTGCGCGGAGGGCACGAGGCGGCCGCGGCGGTGGCCACCGCCGTCGGGGTGAGCGAGCGGACCGTGCGGAAGTGGGTGGCCCGCTACGC
Proteins encoded:
- a CDS encoding leucine zipper domain-containing protein, whose protein sequence is MNIHKNARTTPRSRAQIVARVRGGHEAAAAVATAVGVSERTVRKWVARYA